The genomic region CATTTTCTGGTCGGGATTCTTTAAATAAACAAATTTTCCCGATTTAACGTTAATTACTGCTGCCGCTCGACCAACAATTTGCGGCTCCCCTGCCAAAACCAGGGCTTTTAAGTTTAAAATTAATATAAATACCGCAAAAAATTTAGCAAGCTTCATCTTTTCCCTCGTACAAAAATTCTCCTTTTTAATATAACTGCTAATATTAGTGTAAGTCAAGGTCGGCCAAAAGCTTTTATTTTGTTTTGGTTCCATAAAAATGAACGTCTACATCCAAGGTAAAACACAATCCTTTTGGTAAAACCTCTAATATTTTGGGAAGCACTTTTTGAATATTTTCCTCGCTATCGACTACATCAATTATTATCGGAAGATCGGAAGAAAGTTCTACTAATTTCGTTCCATGAATTATTCCATCCGATCCATATCCCATAATACCCCGGCTCACCGTTGCCCCGGCTATTTCATTTTCTTTTAAAATTTTTATTATTAGCTGAACTACATTTTTCCCATCATGTTTGGTTGCTTCACCCACATAAATTTTGAGTAATTTTGCCTTATTCATTTAAATGCCTCCCTTAAAAAAATTTGCTAACCACATACCAGCAGCAAAGAAAACTACACCAGTAAATATCGATGTAAATAAATAATTCGCATTTTTCCAAAACAACCCTTCTTCCATAAGAAAAATTGCCTCATAAATATAAGTAGAAAAAGTCGTAAATCCCCCAAAAAAGCCGGTACCAAGTAAAAGCCATATTAGTTGATTTAATTTTAACCCGTATAATAACCCAAGGCCAAAGGAACCAAGTATATTTATCAAAAACGTCGCCAGCGGCCAATCCCCCTGGTATCGTTCCCCTATTTTTTTAGTAAAGGTATATCTTAAAATGGCCCCAATACTCCCCCCAAGACCAACTAAAAGTATTTCCACCATTAACCCTCATCCTTTACTGTGTTTTTCCTGAAATTTAAATTAACCAAGTAAAGAGCTAAGGCTCGACCAAGTATACCTGAAAAAAACCCACCACTTAAAGATAAAAAGAAGTAAATGAACCCAATTAAAAGTTTATGCTGTAAAAGCAATAGATAAATTTCCTTGGTCATTGTTGAAAAAGTGGTATACGCTCCTAAAAATCCAGAAGTCAATCCTAAACGTAC from Carboxydothermus pertinax harbors:
- a CDS encoding fluoride efflux transporter FluC — its product is MNYFAVALGGFFGAIAREITGRAIGASIFPINTLAINLGGSFLLLFFMTLFLERINVSDPVRLGLTSGFLGAYTTFSTMTKEIYLLLLQHKLLIGFIYFFLSLSGGFFSGILGRALALYLVNLNFRKNTVKDEG
- a CDS encoding DUF190 domain-containing protein gives rise to the protein MNKAKLLKIYVGEATKHDGKNVVQLIIKILKENEIAGATVSRGIMGYGSDGIIHGTKLVELSSDLPIIIDVVDSEENIQKVLPKILEVLPKGLCFTLDVDVHFYGTKTK
- the crcB gene encoding fluoride efflux transporter CrcB, with amino-acid sequence MVEILLVGLGGSIGAILRYTFTKKIGERYQGDWPLATFLINILGSFGLGLLYGLKLNQLIWLLLGTGFFGGFTTFSTYIYEAIFLMEEGLFWKNANYLFTSIFTGVVFFAAGMWLANFFKGGI